Proteins encoded by one window of Elaeis guineensis isolate ETL-2024a chromosome 12, EG11, whole genome shotgun sequence:
- the LOC105055110 gene encoding chloroplast protein FOR GROWTH AND FERTILITY 2 isoform X1 — MERLISSSPLHSQTPLSRPRPLLFGVPSKARYNLPFFPRHGSFKPVASLFFKSPGRVSVPRYEEQARRARPCRQLASGRELAVLFPQKVASALVYIIVSAFIVIIIQPILAPPAYATMQSAAKTSGRLIRNELLNSAWTGFFAGCLHTLSGPDHLAALAPLSIGRSKMESAIVGALWGCGHDAGQVIFGLLFLMLKDRLHIEVIRTWGTRIVGLTLLVIGAVGIREASEVPTPCIALDNGECDVSIIEPLDAGTSGRKNLGFATVATGIVHGLQPDALMMVMPALALPSRLAGAAFLGMFLVGTVFAMGSYTAFIGSCTQALKERVPRITEKLTWVASLVAISMGLAILISQFFGFSLY; from the exons ATGGAGAGGCTcatctcttcctctcctctccacTCCCAAACTCCTCTCTCGAGACCTCGTCCCCTCCTCTTCGGAGTCCCCTCCAAGGCAAGATATAACCTCCCTTTCTTCCCACGCCATGGCAGCTTCAAGCCCGTTGCTTctctcttcttcaaatctcctgggAGGGTCTCGGTTCCTCGCTATGAAGAGCAGGCGAGGCGAGCTCGGCCATGTCGCCAATTGGCCTCAGGAAGGGAATTGGCGGTCTTATTTCCCCAAAAG GTTGCTTCTGCTCTGGTTTACATTATAGTATCAGCATTTATTGTGATCATAATCCAGCCAATTCTAGCACCACCAGCTTATGCAACAATGCAGTCTGCCGCTAAGACAAGTGGAAGACTTATTAGAAATGAGTTGCTAAACAGTGCATGGACTGGTTTTTTTGCTGGTTGCCTGCACACGCTATCAGGCCCTGACCATCTCGCTGCCTTGGCTCCCTTATCCATTGGTCGATCAAAGATGGAAAGTGCTATAGTAGGGGCCCTTTGGGGCTGTGGCCATGATGCCGGCCAAGTAATATTTGGTTTGCTATTTCTTATGCTCAAGGATCGTCTGCACATTGAGGTCATCCGAACATGGGGGACCAGAATCGTGGGTTTAACTCTGCTTGTTATTGGAGCTGTTGGAATCAGGGAGGCTTCAGAGGTGCCCACCCCATGCATTGCTCTAGATAATGGGGAGTGTGATGTTAGTATCATTGAACCCTTAGATGCTGGTACCAGTGGGAGGAAAAATTTGGGGTTTGCAACTGTCGCCACTGGCATTGTGCATGGACTGCAGCCAGATGCGCTCATGATGGTCATGCCGGCACTTGCTCTTCCTTCTCGCCTGGCGGGTGCTGCTTTTTTAGGTATGTTTCTTGTTGGAACTGTGTTTGCGATGGGGAGTTACACAGCTTTTATTGGTTCATGTACTCAGGCATTGAAAGAAAGGGTTCCTAGGATAACAGAGAAACTGACATGGGTTGCTTCTCTTGTAGCCATATCCATGGGACTTGCCATTCTTATTAGCCAGTTCTTTGGTTTTAGCCTGTATTGA
- the LOC105055110 gene encoding chloroplast protein FOR GROWTH AND FERTILITY 2 isoform X3, whose product MERLISSSPLHSQTPLSRPRPLLFGVPSKARYNLPFFPRHGSFKPVASLFFKSPGRVSVPRYEEQARRARPCRQLASGRELAVLFPQKVASALVYIIVSAFIVIIIQPILAPPAYATMQSAAKTSGRLIRNELLNSAWTGFFAGCLHTLSGPDHLAALAPLSIGRSKMESAIVGALWGCGHDAGQVIFGLLFLMLKDRLHIEVIRTWGTRIVGLTLLVIGAVGIREASEVPTPCIALDNGECDVSIIEPLDAGTSGRKNLGFATVATGIVHGLQPDALMMVMPALALPSRLAGAAFLVEEKEMLLLEVE is encoded by the exons ATGGAGAGGCTcatctcttcctctcctctccacTCCCAAACTCCTCTCTCGAGACCTCGTCCCCTCCTCTTCGGAGTCCCCTCCAAGGCAAGATATAACCTCCCTTTCTTCCCACGCCATGGCAGCTTCAAGCCCGTTGCTTctctcttcttcaaatctcctgggAGGGTCTCGGTTCCTCGCTATGAAGAGCAGGCGAGGCGAGCTCGGCCATGTCGCCAATTGGCCTCAGGAAGGGAATTGGCGGTCTTATTTCCCCAAAAG GTTGCTTCTGCTCTGGTTTACATTATAGTATCAGCATTTATTGTGATCATAATCCAGCCAATTCTAGCACCACCAGCTTATGCAACAATGCAGTCTGCCGCTAAGACAAGTGGAAGACTTATTAGAAATGAGTTGCTAAACAGTGCATGGACTGGTTTTTTTGCTGGTTGCCTGCACACGCTATCAGGCCCTGACCATCTCGCTGCCTTGGCTCCCTTATCCATTGGTCGATCAAAGATGGAAAGTGCTATAGTAGGGGCCCTTTGGGGCTGTGGCCATGATGCCGGCCAAGTAATATTTGGTTTGCTATTTCTTATGCTCAAGGATCGTCTGCACATTGAGGTCATCCGAACATGGGGGACCAGAATCGTGGGTTTAACTCTGCTTGTTATTGGAGCTGTTGGAATCAGGGAGGCTTCAGAGGTGCCCACCCCATGCATTGCTCTAGATAATGGGGAGTGTGATGTTAGTATCATTGAACCCTTAGATGCTGGTACCAGTGGGAGGAAAAATTTGGGGTTTGCAACTGTCGCCACTGGCATTGTGCATGGACTGCAGCCAGATGCGCTCATGATGGTCATGCCGGCACTTGCTCTTCCTTCTCGCCTGGCGGGTGCTGCTTTTTTAG
- the LOC105055109 gene encoding uncharacterized protein, whose translation MEQEKRKLRREEEILETALAAAGAALFVSGLKKFLPCVLKQWPLASVVTPSLLLFLLLNLIIASIVVISVQPKCGIESKCKSPTDALKKKNKSRQRGKRSSSPASTIEKKQREFVAELGGDEGEEDGDAEELNARVEAFITAFKRQLRIDSFSSGAIHRTSYAGTPSCLVDHESYLEHKCSCR comes from the coding sequence ATGGAGCAAGAGAAGAGGAAGTTAAGAAGGGAAGAAGAGATTCTAGAGACGGCCTTAGCAGCAGCCGGAGCTGCTCTCTTTGTCTCAGGCCTCAAAAAGTTCTTGCCTTGCGTTCTAAAGCAATGGCCATTAGCTTCGGTGGTcactccatctcttctcctcttcctacTTCTGAACCTGATCATTGCTTCCATAGTTGTTATATCCGTCCAACCTAAATGCGGCATTGAGAGCAAGTGCAAGTCTCCAACTGATGcgctcaagaagaagaataagagcaGACAGAGAGGGAAGAGATCGAGCTCTCCGGCTTCGACCATAGAAAAGAAGCAGagggagtttgttgcagagttgGGAGGGGATGAGGGAGAGGAGGATGGGGATGCAGAAGAACTGAATGCAAGGGTGGAGGCTTTCATAACGGCGTTCAAGCGGCAGCTCAGGATTGACTCATTCTCTTCTGGGGCTATTCACAGAACCAGTTATGCTGGAACTCCATCTTGTTTGGTAGATCATGAGAGTTATTTGGAGCATAAGTGTAGTTGTAGGTAG